GGGTCCCTGTGAAAACGCACCCAGACTACGGCTCTGCCTTCGCCCCAACCAACGCTGAGCTTAGAAATACACTAAGGGCCGTTTCGGGTTAGTTAAAACCCACGCCAGCACCTCCCAGGGCTCTTAAATCTTCCCAAACTACAGCTCAGACTGGAGGGAAGCAGTTGCAGCGACCATAAAAGTCATCTTAAAAGGCAAGTTGGAAAAAAACCCGATACGCACTAGTTAGCAAGTCCGCAGTTCGGGGGGCGGTGGCACCAGGGCCGGATCTGTGGGATCCGCGCGCCTGCAGGGGCTGCCCCGTCGGTCCCCGGGTCCCCGCGCCCACCCGGCAGCCTCCCGGCCCCCTAATCTGACGCCGCCGATCACACCCCACAGCTCCGTCCAATTAGGAAAATGACCGCGAGGAGACAGAGAGGGGCGACGAGGAAGGGAAGTGAAACTAGGGAGCCTAGGGACAGGCCGTGGGGACCCCGCCAGCCGGCGAGCGCCTTCAACAGGTCCCCCGCCCGGGGCGCCCCGACGCCGGCCCGGCCGGGTTCCAGCAGCGCACCGCGTGTGGCCGCCGGCTGCCCTCCGGGGCGCCCCGGATCCCCCACCTCCTCCGCGGCGGCGCGCTcggccctcccccgccccccacccgggACGGCGGGGACGCGCagcaaccgccccccccccccccccccccgccacccggAGAATAAAGTTTGTGGGCAGCCgcaggggcggggcggcgcgGCGAGGGGGTGAAACTTTGAGTCCCGGGCCGGGTGTGGGGGGAGCGCGCGGGGCGCCGGGACACCCACGTGCGGGCCcgggagccgccgccgccgcctccccggCCTCccgctccgccgccgccgccgccaccgcggcgctttcctttcatttctgcttctctctctccctctctctctcctcgcTCGCTCGCTCATTCGCGCGCTCTCCTCGCTCTCGCCCTCTTTcgctcgctccctccctccctcccctccccctccccgcccccccaccccccagacgccatctctccctctttccccggctctccctctctccctccagctccccgGCATGAGGGAATGTGGAAGTGAAAGGAAAAGACGACATGTTTGCAGCGCGGCGCGGGCCTGCGCGCGGCCGTCCCCGGGGAGAGGCGGGGGGCGGGTCGGCCGCGGCCGCCTCGACccacccccgcgccccccgcgcccccgccggcGCGCCGCCCGGGGGCTGCGGGGCCAGGGGGCCGGGGGGCCGCGCGGGACACTCACCCTGCTCCGGGCGCGGCTCCTGCGCTGGGGCCCTcggcgggccggggccggggccggggccgggccgggggctcCTGGCTGCCCACCGCCCGGGCTGCTGCTGCGCGCCCGCCGCCCGCCTCCACGCGCGCCCGCCGCCTGCTCCTGCCGCCCTCCCTCCggctcctctctttctctctctctctctctctctctctctctccctcctctctctccctctcctctctcgctctctctccctcctgctcgctctctccctccctggaagAAGGGAATGAGGCAGGGCTGACGTGAAGGGATGCAAAACAGCTCCTCCTAACCCAGCtcgcagaggaagagagacagaaaagcagcccttttatctctcttttgttttctcactTCCTTCCACCCCCCCAGCACCCCCCTCTTGTCAgcccaagttttcttttctctttctaccgCAGAgaggatttttcttcctttctttctctttctttcggTTCAACTCTCCCACTCAAATTGAAAGCCTGGagggttttctttctccttttttttttcttccctcttttcttccttcttcctcctttcttatttctctaaAAGGGTTTTGTTTGCTGTGGGAGTTTCGTTTGAAAATCAAGTCAcgccttttttcctccttttctttctttctctctcttttttttttttctcctctcagcAGAAAAGGGGAACAAAGATTAACTGaagcgggggagagggggagcgTCAGAACCTCGCATGGAAATGGggggcccggcccggccccgcacAAAGGGGGCCGGGGGGCTGCGTGCCCCCTCCCCCCTGGGAAGCCCGGGGCGTCCTCCCGAGAGGAGggtcggtgggggtgggggcgggggcagcggcGGCGGCTGGGTGCCGGGTCCTTCCGAAGTGCGGGCGGGGGCCGCCGAGTccgcccctccccagccaggggTGGAAAGCTGGGTGTGTtctttacttatatatttttaaagtaggcagaTGGGCTTGGAACAAACATCCCCGCAGAGCACTGAACTGTAAAAGAGCCTTTAAACAGCTGTTTGCAGAGCCCTGGACGGCCAGGCTCGAGGGAGCGGCGCGGGCTGCGAGTGCCGGGACCGGGTTGAGAAGGGGCTCGGAGGAGGCGCTCGGAGGAGGGATCGGCCCCCCGTGGGCTCTCCCatccctgggcctgggcctgggcctcggCCCTCCACCCCCGACCGGGCGCACGGCTGGGGGGCGCCGAGGCGTGGCCGTTTGCAGCGCGGGGGGTCAGGCCCCAGCGCCTCCCCGCGGGGCCGCGGCCTCTGGCACAGCCTGGCCTCCCTCAGACCCCGCTCCCGGGTAGGCCGGACCCTCGGCCTCCCAACGTCCGGCACGCCCGCCACTCGGAGCCGCTTCTTGACTCAGACGCTGGGCCGGTGTCGAGTCCTCGGACTGAGCCGGGCACAGCCGCCAGGAAGGGTCAAttattcatggggcgcctgggcgtGCTCCCAAGACCTGCTCTACCCTCAGCTTCTCCGGAGAAGTGGGGAGAAGACAAGGGAAAAGTTCCCAGAGCAAACTTGGCCACGTTTCTCATTTTCCCAAGTAAGTATTGAGCACCTGCTGGATGCCTGACCCTTGGACGGGGGctgctgccaggggctggggagaaacGTGAGGTCTTCGTGGGCCCCGAGGGTTTCCGCAGGAAACAATGCCAGAGAGCGGCTGCAGCCCAGGACCAGGTCATCGAGAGGAAGGAAAGCCTGAatcctcacccctccctcctctcttccttccccttcccttccttcctcccggCTGCTTCGCCTTGGCTCCACCCCTTCTCCTCATCAATTCCTCCCACACTTCCCTGCTCTCCCTGGCTTTTCACTGGAGGGTCCCTTCTCCCAGCGAGGAGCAGATGCTGAGCCCCATTGTCTCTCCCCCAGTGACTGCAGCCTCCCGGGGACAGGACCTGCCACTCTtcacccttccccccagcccAGAGGCCCTGGCCTTTAGAGACTGGAGCCCCAAGGCCACTGCCCCGCGCCCCACCCTAAACCAGCTCCTGGTGTTGTGAGCAGTGACTCCAGTCACTCAGAACATGGTTTGTTTCTGCCTGGGAGTGAGAAAACAGGAGCCCAAGACTTCTTGGCTTTAGCAAAGGAGGACACCGTGGTTTTCACATCAGAGCGCTGAGCCCAGGATGACCCCAAAGCATTCGCCCACTATGCCCTCTTAATAGGATAGACAGGAAGCCACATTGCTGTCATTTTATATCCCACTTAGTGCACCTAAGCTGTGTTCTCCAAACAAAGCAGAACACAGCTCTGATAATCAAGCATTCAATTAACAAATGCTTACTGGCTCCCTCCTCTGTGCCCACCACCGTGCTGGTTGCTGAGGACCTTGCCATCGGCACGAGTGGCCCTCCCTTAGGCTTCGCAGCCCTGCAGGGGAGGGAAAGTGGCGAGAGGACAGGCAACCGTGATGCTGTGTGATACATGCCAGGATGAACCAAGGAAGCCCCTAAGGGTACTCGGGCTGATCAGGGatggctttctggaggaggtggcatctCAATGAGTAGGCCTGTGCCAGGCAAATGCGTGGGAAGGTACGGCCTGTCCAAAGGCCCCAGGGCAAAAGAGAACATTCTTACAGATTCTTGGAATTGCCACAAGTATTTGCTGTAGTGTGGAGTAGaaggggggagtggggagtgagggCCGGCAGGCACACAAGTCAGGGAGGGGCCAGTGGGGAGTGTGTTAGGGCGTAAGTCGGGGAGGGGGGCCCCTATCTGTGCGAGATACAGCACATTTTAACTTCTTCCACTTGCTAGCTTCAAGAACTTGGGTAACAGCAGCCTCAGTGAAATGATAGACTCAGTTTGGTCACTCCTGTACTGGGCCTGGAAGGGCCCAGGCTTACTTGCTTCATATCCCTGGGCAAGTTGACcc
This Mustela nigripes isolate SB6536 chromosome 13, MUSNIG.SB6536, whole genome shotgun sequence DNA region includes the following protein-coding sequences:
- the LOC131998696 gene encoding uncharacterized protein LOC131998696, with the protein product MRECGSERKRRHVCSAARACARPSPGRGGGRVGRGRLDPPPRPPRPRRRAARGLRGQGAGGPRGTLTLLRARLLRWGPRRAGAGAGAGPGAPGCPPPGLLLRARRPPPRAPAACSCPVCRALDGQARGSGAGCECRDRVEKGLGGGARRRDRPPVGSPIPGPGPGPRPSTPDRAHGWGAPRRGRLQRGGSGPSASPRGRGLWHSLASLRPRSRVGRTLGLPTSGTPATRSRFLTQTLGRCRVLGLSRAQPPGRVNYSWGAWACSQDLLYPQLLRRSGEKTREKFPEQTWPRFSFSQAFVTRLALIGFPPSARHSHTLLPDSPAEDTAGIACFRSRTCNDSPCPRLHVMSLPGVNTSDVLRHLSVHHSPWAGRLVPSPAPPKLPPDFFFVKWPW